In Streptomyces qaidamensis, one DNA window encodes the following:
- a CDS encoding tetratricopeptide repeat protein, which produces MYGKAFAPEYQGALTTLSVNSSLTDVLAAGTEQLRAAERAGQPGEAARSGLAVAEAHRRLGRVEDADRAWKASYRAARQAGDVGAMAWALWSGGTLARQRGELRLARRLLQLAADLGERGGDIVVRGYSLAGLAETGRIQGDYEAVGRLHEQLLAEARRRGEARHTVWALEGIAQMHRNTGRYGTAYALFEEAAEIAARADDRRGHAWALRGLADVVSVRDGDTERALELLSEAETACRAMRLSSALAYNHKMRGNVLYRAGRYAQARGLYEQALEEFREMSEPRGEALSRLGLAKSLARLGRAPDETAAELADLAGLLERIGLQHARRMVARAHEELGIPAAGQATEAGR; this is translated from the coding sequence ATGTACGGCAAGGCATTCGCCCCGGAGTACCAGGGCGCGCTCACCACCCTGTCCGTCAACTCCTCACTGACCGACGTCCTGGCCGCCGGTACCGAGCAGTTGAGGGCGGCAGAGCGCGCCGGGCAGCCCGGGGAGGCGGCGCGCTCCGGGCTCGCGGTGGCCGAGGCGCACCGCCGGCTGGGCCGGGTCGAGGACGCGGACCGGGCCTGGAAGGCGAGCTACCGCGCGGCCCGGCAGGCCGGGGACGTCGGGGCGATGGCCTGGGCGCTGTGGAGCGGCGGCACACTGGCCCGGCAGCGAGGGGAGCTCCGGCTGGCCCGCAGGCTGCTCCAGCTGGCTGCCGACCTCGGTGAACGCGGCGGAGACATCGTCGTCCGCGGCTACTCGCTGGCCGGCCTGGCCGAGACCGGCCGCATCCAGGGCGACTACGAGGCCGTCGGCCGGCTGCACGAGCAGTTGCTCGCCGAGGCCCGGCGGCGCGGTGAGGCACGGCACACGGTGTGGGCGCTGGAGGGCATCGCCCAGATGCACCGCAACACCGGGCGCTACGGCACGGCGTACGCGCTGTTCGAGGAGGCCGCCGAGATCGCCGCCCGGGCCGACGACCGGCGCGGCCACGCCTGGGCGCTGCGCGGGCTGGCCGATGTGGTGTCGGTGCGCGACGGCGACACCGAGCGGGCCCTGGAGCTGCTGAGCGAGGCGGAGACGGCGTGCCGCGCGATGCGGCTGTCCAGCGCGCTGGCCTACAACCACAAGATGCGCGGCAACGTCCTGTACCGGGCGGGGCGTTACGCGCAGGCACGCGGGCTGTACGAGCAGGCGCTCGAAGAGTTCCGGGAGATGAGCGAGCCCCGCGGGGAGGCGCTGTCGCGGCTGGGACTCGCCAAGTCCCTGGCCCGCCTGGGCCGCGCCCCTGACGAGACGGCGGCCGAACTGGCCGACCTCGCCGGTCTGCTGGAGCGCATCGGCCTGCAGCACGCCCGCCGGATGGTGGCCCGGGCCCACGAGGAGCTCGGCATACCGGCGGCCGGGCAGGCGACGGAGGCGGGACGGTGA
- a CDS encoding threonine/serine dehydratase, producing MIGISKIQAMAGRIAGHVVRTPTVDSPGLSELLGAPVTAKLELLQRTGSFKARGATAKLLSLGAAERAAGVVAVSGGNHGIALAVMAAALDVKATVVMPRSAPARAVEIAEAAGASVRLTDDMDGAFALMTRLQQEGLSLVHPFDDPVVIAGQGTVGLEFAEDAGELTDVLVSIGGGGLIAGVAAALSARRPGVRVWGVETEGAQAMSEALAAGGPLPVALSSIVSTLSAPAVSQLTYDHVSALVTEVLVVPDREAVQGSLDLADHAKVWAEPAAGCLLPAARQVLERVGDGARLGLVVCGGNVTTGDLFAWSRRFGLR from the coding sequence ATGATCGGCATCTCGAAGATCCAGGCCATGGCCGGGCGGATCGCCGGGCACGTCGTACGCACCCCGACGGTGGACAGCCCGGGACTGTCGGAGCTGCTCGGCGCGCCGGTCACCGCCAAGCTCGAACTGCTGCAACGCACAGGTTCGTTCAAGGCGCGCGGGGCGACGGCGAAGCTGCTGTCGCTGGGCGCGGCCGAGCGGGCCGCCGGGGTGGTGGCGGTCAGCGGCGGCAACCACGGGATCGCCCTGGCGGTCATGGCCGCGGCCCTCGATGTGAAGGCGACAGTGGTGATGCCGCGCTCGGCTCCCGCCCGTGCCGTGGAGATCGCGGAGGCGGCCGGCGCGTCGGTGCGGCTGACCGACGACATGGACGGCGCGTTCGCGCTCATGACGCGGCTCCAGCAGGAGGGGCTGTCCCTGGTCCACCCCTTCGACGACCCGGTGGTGATCGCCGGGCAGGGCACGGTCGGGCTGGAGTTCGCCGAGGACGCCGGTGAGCTCACCGACGTCCTCGTGAGCATCGGGGGCGGCGGTCTGATCGCCGGTGTCGCCGCCGCGCTGTCGGCCCGCCGGCCCGGGGTGCGGGTGTGGGGCGTGGAGACCGAGGGCGCGCAGGCCATGTCCGAGGCGCTGGCGGCGGGCGGCCCGTTGCCGGTCGCCCTGTCGTCGATCGTCTCCACCCTCAGCGCCCCGGCCGTGTCGCAGCTGACGTACGACCATGTCTCGGCCCTGGTCACCGAGGTTCTCGTGGTTCCGGACCGGGAGGCCGTGCAGGGCTCCCTCGACCTGGCCGACCACGCCAAGGTGTGGGCCGAACCGGCGGCCGGCTGCCTGCTTCCCGCCGCCCGGCAGGTCCTGGAGCGGGTCGGCGACGGTGCCCGGCTCGGTCTGGTGGTGTGCGGGGGCAACGTGACGACGGGCGACCTGTTCGCCTGGTCGCGTCGCTTCGGTCTGCGCTGA
- a CDS encoding CAP domain-containing protein translates to MNELVPGGNLTLPGGAVSVRVPGPFDVSALVTDDGGKVRDDGDFVFYNQPSAPGAVLRGDTLTVDPPGLRTGATRVTVVVSPSDPATALGGLPSPTLHVADATGSALARFTPPPPGRETVLLLAELYRRGGHWKLRALGQGYADGLAGLARDFGVDVVDDTPPGASSSAPGASSSAPDPDGFLPLVNSARAAAGSPHLRLDPRLVAAAREHAAAMAAAGRLGVETRDGVSVYQRVVGLGFRYLTIGEHLVSGPRTAAEFVAYCVRTEGARRTLHDPAFTHAGLAHVHDGPSGDTFWAALWARPFTPEGLAGTAAAVVDLTNRERAGAGLPPLAADPLLTAAAQAHSADMVARAFYAHTAPDGSQPWDRAAAAGSTRRAIGENIACGQRSPADVVEGWMNSPGHRANMLSPGFTHIGIGFAGGGRAGTYWTQLFGG, encoded by the coding sequence ATGAACGAGTTGGTTCCCGGGGGAAATCTGACCCTCCCCGGCGGTGCGGTGAGCGTCCGGGTGCCCGGGCCGTTCGACGTGTCCGCGCTCGTGACGGACGACGGCGGAAAGGTCCGTGACGACGGCGACTTCGTCTTCTACAACCAGCCGTCGGCGCCGGGAGCCGTCCTGCGGGGCGACACGCTCACCGTGGACCCGCCGGGGCTGCGCACCGGCGCGACGCGGGTCACCGTCGTCGTCAGCCCCTCGGACCCCGCGACCGCGCTCGGCGGCCTGCCCTCCCCCACGCTCCACGTCGCCGACGCGACCGGCAGCGCGCTCGCCCGCTTCACCCCGCCGCCCCCCGGACGGGAGACGGTCCTGCTGCTCGCGGAGCTCTACCGGCGCGGCGGCCACTGGAAGCTGCGTGCCCTGGGCCAGGGGTACGCCGACGGACTGGCGGGCCTCGCGCGGGACTTCGGCGTCGACGTCGTGGACGACACACCCCCCGGCGCTTCCTCCTCCGCTCCCGGCGCCTCCTCCTCCGCCCCCGACCCCGACGGCTTCCTGCCCTTGGTCAACTCCGCGCGGGCCGCGGCCGGTTCACCACACCTCCGCCTGGACCCCCGCCTGGTGGCGGCGGCTCGGGAGCACGCCGCCGCCATGGCCGCCGCGGGGCGGCTCGGCGTCGAGACGCGCGACGGCGTCTCCGTCTACCAGCGTGTCGTCGGTTTGGGATTCAGGTACCTCACCATCGGCGAGCATCTGGTGTCCGGACCGCGCACGGCTGCCGAGTTCGTCGCGTACTGCGTGCGCACGGAAGGGGCCCGGCGCACCCTGCACGACCCGGCGTTCACCCACGCCGGACTCGCCCACGTGCACGACGGCCCGTCCGGTGACACCTTCTGGGCAGCGCTGTGGGCCAGGCCGTTCACGCCGGAGGGGCTGGCCGGCACGGCGGCGGCCGTCGTCGATCTCACCAACCGGGAGCGAGCCGGGGCCGGGCTCCCGCCCCTGGCCGCCGACCCGTTGCTCACCGCGGCCGCCCAGGCGCACAGCGCGGACATGGTGGCCCGCGCCTTCTACGCGCACACCGCCCCCGACGGTTCCCAGCCCTGGGACCGGGCCGCCGCGGCCGGTTCGACCCGGCGTGCCATCGGCGAGAACATCGCCTGCGGCCAGCGTTCCCCCGCCGACGTCGTGGAGGGCTGGATGAACAGTCCCGGCCACCGGGCCAACATGCTCAGCCCCGGCTTCACCCACATCGGCATCGGCTTCGCCGGCGGCGGCCGGGCCGGCACGTACTGGACGCAGCTCTTCGGCGGCTGA
- a CDS encoding AIM24 family protein, with translation MKGDLFSSEHMVQPAVAPGMTIENSKCLRYTVNGEMLARQGAMISYRGNLQFERKGQGVGGMLKRAVTGEGLPLMAVRGQGEAWFAHEAQNCFIVDVEPGDEFTVNGRNVLCFDATLSYRIATVKGAGITGGGLFNSVFTGHGKLGLVCEGNPLVIPVSPQYPVYVDTDAVVGWTAGLQTSLHRSQSIGSMLRGGSGEAVQLLLQGEGYVVVRPSEATPQKAGQH, from the coding sequence ATGAAGGGTGACCTCTTTTCCAGTGAGCACATGGTGCAGCCGGCCGTGGCGCCGGGTATGACGATCGAGAACTCCAAGTGCCTCCGGTACACGGTGAACGGCGAGATGCTCGCCCGGCAGGGCGCGATGATCTCCTACCGGGGCAACCTCCAGTTCGAGCGCAAGGGCCAGGGCGTGGGCGGCATGCTCAAGCGCGCGGTCACCGGCGAGGGACTGCCGCTGATGGCGGTGCGCGGGCAGGGCGAGGCCTGGTTCGCGCACGAGGCGCAGAACTGCTTCATCGTCGACGTCGAGCCCGGTGACGAGTTCACGGTCAACGGCCGCAACGTCCTGTGTTTCGACGCCACGTTGTCGTACCGCATCGCGACCGTGAAGGGCGCCGGCATCACCGGCGGCGGCCTGTTCAACAGCGTCTTCACCGGGCACGGCAAGCTGGGCCTGGTGTGCGAGGGCAATCCGCTCGTCATCCCCGTCTCGCCGCAGTACCCGGTGTACGTCGACACCGACGCGGTCGTCGGCTGGACCGCGGGCCTGCAGACCTCGCTGCACCGCTCCCAGTCCATCGGCTCCATGCTGCGCGGCGGCTCCGGCGAGGCCGTGCAACTGCTGCTCCAGGGCGAGGGCTACGTCGTCGTCCGGCCGAGCGAGGCGACACCGCAGAAAGCCGGCCAGCACTGA
- a CDS encoding helix-turn-helix transcriptional regulator, with the protein MQQASSATPVVGRDAELTRLSGVLERARGGEARAVLIAGDAGVGKTRVLDEVGGLAAATGMTVVTGHCVDLGDVGLPYLPFTEILGVLAADERFSGALAAYPVVERLLGAGSDAVRDVDGRLRLFEGMAGLLADVAEVAPLLLVLEDLHWADQSSRDLLRFLLGRGVLRHRLAVFASYRADDLHRRHPLRPLLAELIRLPVVERLELRPLADPDVDRLVRALEPRPLPEATVRRIVERAEGNAFYAEELLAATDTESGGVPSGLADVLLIRFEQLSETAQQVLRTAAVAGRRVDHDLLREAAGLPETELEAALRAAVGRQLLVAGDDDTYSFRHALAREAVYADLLPGERARLHGAFARLLAGRGHRPESAAERAHHYRESHDLAEALAASLEAADHAQQVGAPAEEQRHLETALDLWPAVGAEARPSGGGVDRVTLTLRASAAAAHAGELHRAVSLTRSALAELGQDTDSELAARVRYTLAGDLLRVDSLTAAFAYSSEALAMIPEEPPSHTWVWAAATHVLAARHVGENETALKVARRALGVAERLRVTDAQADLLISLAVFDGEGRSGPEGRQRLLKARELARSSGNAPVELRALFNLAMGCYESGALAECVPFLTEGLDRARRAGLLSSPYPLEMRYLRLLVLNVLGRWDECVRAAAADAEVLPAAGGYTMGPALFVTLARGDVAAADRARVLLQGPFDWMAALVAGIVLTDAAALRGDPEEAVRWMRSTVTALTDETGARPDVTVRLAALALAAVADAAAGLRLAGDEAGARHWTDTASELVELARVTAGRGENGAAQGPEGQAWLARAEAEWVRARSGPDVAAWAAAVTAFGYGDVYERARCRLRYAEALVAAGHREEAAAEARAVRETADLLGATPLRGRVDTLIRRGRLSDRPGGDGGAAVLTAREQDVLRLLALGRSNRQIGEELFISGKTASVHVSNILAKLGASSRGEAVAIAYREGLIAPEPSASG; encoded by the coding sequence GTGCAGCAGGCGTCATCGGCCACGCCCGTCGTCGGACGGGATGCCGAACTCACGCGGCTCTCCGGTGTACTGGAGCGTGCGCGCGGCGGTGAGGCCAGGGCCGTGCTGATCGCCGGGGACGCCGGCGTCGGCAAGACCCGGGTGCTCGACGAGGTCGGCGGGTTGGCTGCCGCGACGGGCATGACGGTGGTCACCGGGCACTGTGTGGATCTCGGTGACGTCGGGCTGCCGTATCTGCCGTTCACCGAGATCCTGGGGGTGCTGGCCGCCGATGAGCGGTTCTCGGGTGCCCTGGCCGCGTATCCCGTGGTCGAGCGGCTGCTGGGGGCCGGATCCGATGCCGTGCGGGACGTGGACGGGCGGTTGCGGCTGTTCGAGGGGATGGCGGGGCTGCTGGCCGATGTGGCGGAGGTCGCGCCGCTGTTGCTCGTGCTGGAGGATCTGCACTGGGCCGACCAGTCCTCGCGGGATCTGCTGAGGTTCCTGCTCGGCCGGGGCGTGCTCCGGCACCGGCTGGCGGTGTTCGCCTCGTACCGGGCCGACGACCTGCACCGCAGGCATCCGCTGCGGCCCCTGCTGGCGGAGCTGATACGGCTGCCCGTCGTCGAGCGGCTGGAGCTGCGGCCGCTGGCCGACCCCGATGTGGACCGGCTGGTGCGCGCCCTGGAGCCGAGGCCCCTGCCGGAGGCGACGGTGCGGCGGATCGTGGAGCGGGCCGAAGGGAACGCGTTCTACGCCGAGGAGTTGCTGGCCGCCACCGACACGGAGTCCGGTGGGGTGCCCAGCGGGCTCGCCGATGTGCTGCTGATCCGTTTCGAGCAGCTGTCCGAGACCGCGCAGCAGGTGCTGCGGACCGCCGCCGTTGCCGGACGCCGGGTGGATCACGATCTGCTGAGGGAGGCGGCCGGGCTGCCGGAGACGGAGCTGGAGGCGGCACTGCGTGCTGCGGTGGGGCGGCAACTGCTCGTCGCCGGGGACGACGACACGTACTCCTTCCGGCACGCCCTCGCCCGCGAAGCCGTCTACGCCGATCTGCTGCCCGGGGAGCGGGCCAGGCTGCACGGCGCGTTCGCGCGGCTGCTCGCCGGGCGCGGGCATCGCCCCGAGAGTGCCGCCGAGCGCGCGCACCACTACCGGGAGAGCCACGACCTGGCCGAGGCGCTGGCCGCTTCGCTGGAGGCCGCCGATCACGCCCAGCAGGTCGGTGCGCCGGCCGAGGAGCAGCGGCATCTCGAAACGGCCCTCGACCTGTGGCCGGCCGTCGGAGCCGAGGCCCGTCCCTCGGGCGGGGGTGTCGACCGGGTGACGCTGACCCTGCGGGCCTCCGCGGCGGCCGCGCACGCCGGGGAGCTGCACCGCGCGGTCTCCCTCACCCGGTCCGCGCTGGCGGAGCTCGGCCAGGACACCGACTCCGAACTCGCCGCCCGGGTCCGCTACACGCTCGCCGGTGACCTGCTGCGGGTGGACAGTCTGACGGCGGCGTTCGCCTACAGCAGCGAGGCCCTGGCGATGATCCCCGAGGAGCCGCCGTCGCACACGTGGGTGTGGGCGGCGGCCACGCACGTCCTGGCCGCACGGCACGTCGGGGAGAACGAGACCGCGCTGAAGGTCGCCCGCCGGGCCCTGGGAGTGGCGGAGCGGCTGCGGGTGACCGACGCCCAGGCGGACCTGCTGATCTCGCTGGCCGTTTTCGACGGCGAGGGGCGGAGCGGCCCTGAGGGCCGTCAGCGGCTGCTCAAGGCCCGGGAACTGGCCCGGAGTTCGGGCAACGCGCCCGTCGAGCTGCGGGCCCTGTTCAACCTGGCCATGGGCTGCTACGAGTCCGGTGCCCTGGCGGAGTGCGTGCCCTTCCTGACGGAGGGCCTGGACCGGGCCCGGCGCGCCGGGTTGCTGTCGTCGCCGTATCCGCTGGAGATGCGCTACCTGCGGCTGCTGGTGCTCAACGTGCTGGGCCGCTGGGACGAGTGTGTGCGCGCGGCGGCGGCCGACGCCGAGGTGCTGCCGGCCGCCGGCGGGTACACGATGGGCCCCGCGCTGTTCGTGACCCTCGCGCGGGGCGACGTCGCGGCGGCCGACCGGGCGCGTGTCCTGCTGCAGGGGCCGTTCGACTGGATGGCCGCCCTGGTGGCGGGCATCGTGCTCACCGACGCCGCGGCGCTGCGCGGTGATCCGGAGGAAGCGGTGCGGTGGATGCGGTCCACGGTCACGGCGCTCACCGACGAGACGGGCGCCCGTCCCGATGTGACGGTCCGGCTCGCCGCCCTGGCGCTGGCGGCGGTGGCCGACGCGGCGGCCGGGCTGCGGCTGGCCGGGGACGAGGCCGGGGCGCGCCACTGGACGGACACCGCGTCGGAACTGGTGGAACTGGCCCGGGTCACGGCCGGCCGGGGTGAGAACGGCGCCGCCCAGGGCCCCGAGGGGCAGGCGTGGCTGGCGCGGGCCGAGGCGGAGTGGGTCCGGGCCCGGTCGGGGCCGGACGTGGCGGCCTGGGCGGCGGCGGTGACCGCGTTCGGCTACGGCGACGTCTACGAGCGGGCGCGGTGTCGGCTGCGGTACGCCGAGGCCCTGGTGGCGGCCGGGCATCGCGAGGAGGCCGCGGCCGAGGCCCGGGCGGTCCGGGAGACCGCGGACCTCTTGGGCGCCACGCCCCTGCGGGGCCGGGTGGACACCCTGATCCGTCGTGGCCGGCTGTCGGACAGACCCGGCGGCGACGGCGGGGCGGCCGTGCTCACCGCGCGCGAACAGGACGTGCTGCGACTGCTCGCGCTGGGCCGCAGCAACCGTCAGATCGGCGAGGAGCTGTTCATCAGCGGCAAGACCGCGAGCGTCCACGTCTCCAACATCCTCGCCAAGCTGGGCGCGTCGAGCCGCGGCGAGGCCGTGGCGATCGCCTACCGCGAGGGCCTGATCGCCCCGGAGCCGTCGGCGTCCGGCTGA
- a CDS encoding polyprenyl synthetase family protein: protein MTALPTTVRTATVKTVKAAPAVSSGRSAPAARTARPGELRDLAVGVDDIPQVLRRCRALVRPALEEAVGRLHPWVGEMAAYSFGWCEVGGAPAVASGGKGVRQALAVLGAEAAGAPGRAGVAAAVAVELVHTFSLLHDDIMDGDTDRRGRPTVWKAYGTGPAVLAGDALFALAVETLAVQPRGAGAVRTLSAALGDLVRGQADDLLFADRPWTGPERVGPDEYRAMAERKTGALLGCAAALGAVLGGAGPETAAALDRAGRHLGVAFQIVDDVLGIWGDPRVTGKPVHGDLRERKKTFPVLVALGSPLGGRVAALLETGDAPETAAALIEEAGGRSAAMTEARRHIAAVETALAGAPLAAGPAAGLRSLLAYLVRRDT, encoded by the coding sequence GTGACGGCGCTGCCGACGACGGTGAGGACGGCGACGGTGAAGACGGTGAAGGCGGCGCCGGCTGTCAGCTCCGGCCGCAGTGCCCCGGCCGCTCGGACGGCACGGCCGGGCGAGCTGCGTGATCTCGCGGTCGGCGTCGACGACATCCCCCAGGTCCTCCGCCGGTGCCGCGCCCTGGTCCGGCCGGCCCTGGAAGAAGCCGTCGGACGGCTGCACCCCTGGGTCGGTGAGATGGCCGCGTACTCCTTCGGCTGGTGCGAGGTCGGCGGCGCACCGGCCGTCGCCTCCGGCGGCAAGGGCGTACGGCAGGCGCTCGCGGTGCTCGGGGCCGAGGCGGCGGGTGCTCCGGGACGGGCCGGGGTGGCGGCTGCCGTCGCGGTGGAACTGGTGCACACCTTCTCCCTGCTGCACGACGACATCATGGACGGCGACACGGACCGGCGGGGCCGCCCGACCGTGTGGAAGGCCTACGGCACCGGGCCCGCGGTGCTCGCGGGCGACGCCCTGTTCGCCCTGGCCGTCGAGACCCTCGCCGTGCAACCGCGAGGAGCGGGGGCCGTTCGCACGCTCTCCGCGGCGCTGGGTGACCTCGTGCGCGGGCAGGCGGACGACCTGCTGTTCGCCGACCGCCCGTGGACGGGGCCGGAGCGGGTGGGGCCGGACGAGTACCGGGCGATGGCCGAGCGCAAGACGGGCGCCCTGCTGGGCTGCGCGGCGGCGCTGGGTGCCGTGCTCGGGGGCGCCGGCCCTGAGACGGCCGCCGCGCTCGACCGGGCGGGCCGGCATCTCGGGGTCGCGTTCCAGATCGTCGACGACGTGCTGGGGATCTGGGGCGATCCCCGTGTCACCGGCAAGCCGGTCCACGGTGATCTGCGCGAGCGGAAGAAGACGTTCCCGGTGCTGGTGGCACTAGGCTCCCCGCTGGGCGGCCGCGTCGCAGCACTCCTGGAGACGGGGGATGCGCCGGAGACGGCCGCGGCGCTGATCGAGGAGGCGGGCGGCCGTTCGGCGGCGATGACGGAGGCCCGACGGCACATCGCAGCCGTCGAGACAGCGCTCGCCGGGGCACCGTTGGCCGCAGGGCCCGCCGCCGGCCTGCGGTCGCTGCTCGCCTACCTGGTACGGCGCGACACCTGA
- a CDS encoding SGNH/GDSL hydrolase family protein: MPRTARPRCRAALAALSTCVALGCGSGTVPPGDQPTPPPNAPTAAGRGVVTWASSAGHVGEAVDDRGYRLMVHTSVGGSGLRVRLSNAFGDRPVTFANVHAGLQRRGAALVPGSNRRLTFGGARSVTVPAGGIVYSDPLPGRVPAGRTLAVSLYVPRAGGALTGHWMAMQTSYTTHGDHTTEEGAAHWKRRTGSWSYLDAVTVRPRKGTGAVAALGDSITDGWHSTTDRNRRWPDYLARRLAASGTTVQGVANAGIAGNKVLLDGPGQSALNRMERDALSLPGVRTVFLFQGVNDIKAEPGATGAGLIAGYRKLIDRAHAAGKCVVGATIAPYKGWQEWDPAGEAVRRQVNAFIRDSGEFDAVTDFDRVLRSPSDPERMLPAFDGGDHLHPNDKGMQAMADAVDPGSLDCRTG, from the coding sequence ATGCCCCGCACCGCACGCCCCCGCTGCCGCGCCGCCCTGGCCGCCCTCTCCACCTGCGTCGCGCTGGGCTGCGGGAGCGGCACGGTACCTCCGGGGGACCAGCCGACCCCGCCGCCCAACGCCCCGACGGCGGCCGGGCGTGGCGTGGTCACCTGGGCCTCCTCCGCGGGCCACGTCGGCGAGGCGGTGGACGACCGCGGCTACCGGCTGATGGTGCACACCAGCGTCGGCGGCAGCGGCCTCAGGGTGCGGCTGTCCAACGCCTTCGGCGACCGGCCGGTGACGTTCGCCAACGTCCACGCGGGACTGCAACGCCGCGGCGCCGCACTCGTCCCCGGCAGCAACAGGCGCCTCACCTTCGGCGGCGCCCGCTCCGTCACCGTCCCCGCCGGCGGCATCGTCTACAGCGACCCGCTGCCCGGCCGCGTCCCCGCCGGGCGCACCCTCGCCGTCAGCCTGTACGTCCCCCGGGCGGGCGGCGCGCTCACCGGGCACTGGATGGCGATGCAGACGTCGTACACCACGCACGGCGACCACACCACCGAGGAGGGCGCGGCCCACTGGAAGCGGCGGACCGGCTCCTGGTCCTACCTCGACGCCGTCACCGTACGACCCCGCAAGGGGACCGGCGCCGTGGCCGCCCTCGGGGACTCCATCACCGACGGATGGCACTCCACGACCGACCGCAACCGCCGCTGGCCCGACTACCTGGCCCGCCGCCTGGCCGCATCCGGCACCACGGTCCAAGGCGTGGCCAACGCGGGCATCGCAGGGAACAAGGTCCTCCTCGACGGCCCCGGGCAGAGCGCACTGAACCGCATGGAGCGGGACGCGCTGTCCCTGCCGGGCGTGCGCACCGTGTTCCTCTTCCAGGGCGTCAACGACATCAAGGCCGAGCCCGGTGCCACGGGCGCCGGGCTGATCGCCGGGTACCGCAAGCTGATCGACCGGGCGCACGCGGCCGGGAAGTGTGTCGTCGGCGCCACGATCGCCCCCTACAAGGGCTGGCAGGAGTGGGACCCCGCCGGGGAAGCGGTGCGACGGCAGGTCAACGCCTTCATCCGCGACAGCGGCGAGTTCGACGCGGTCACCGACTTCGACCGCGTCCTGCGCAGCCCCTCCGACCCCGAACGGATGCTGCCCGCCTTCGACGGCGGCGACCATCTGCACCCCAACGACAAGGGGATGCAGGCGATGGCCGACGCCGTCGATCCCGGGAGCCTCGACTGCCGGACCGGCTGA